From the Nycticebus coucang isolate mNycCou1 chromosome 13, mNycCou1.pri, whole genome shotgun sequence genome, the window TGACTTAATCAGTACAGACAGCAAGACCAAAATCCCACAAAAAAAACATACCAGCATGGCCAAATAATGTGTATGGGTCTGGATATTATGCCTGTCTTCCATAGGAATCTTCTTAAAAGTCTTCAGCTTCAGTGGACTAGTACTTTTTACAACACTAACAAAAGGCACCATCCAATCTACACATTCTGAAATATTGTCCCATTCCAAACCTATataaaaaaagttggaaaaatgtGAAGGTTGTATATAAGAAACTATTTTACATGTGTCTAACATACTTGCTCCTGCTTCTACATTTTGCAATAGttgttttaaaaactcattttaaaaagaaaacaaaataggctaggcacctatagctcagccactagggctccagccatgtacacctgaggtagtgggttcgaattcagcttgggcccgccaaacaatgacaactacaaccaaaaaatatccgggtgttgtggcgggcgcctgtagtcccagctacttgggaggctgaggtaagagaatcacttaagcccaagagtttgatattgctgtgagctgtaatgacccggcactctacccagagatgagtgagattctgtctcaaaaaaatgagatttaatgagattctgtctcaaaaaaaaaaaaaaaagaaaccaaaacaaatcCAAATCACTAAGTTTTAACAAATCAAAACAGGTTACCATTCTCAAACTGTGTTTATACCATAACTGTCAAAGGACAGCAGAACTTCTTAACCAGTACTTTCTACAGATGATGTTGACTTTGTCAAATTCCCAAGAACTCTTAAAGCAGAACAATAATTGTTTTGATGTACTCCAGAGGGATTTAAATTCCATTTggtcttattttttgtttgtagataaATATTGAGGATTGGAAAATACTTGTAACTTAAAGACAGAATCATTAAACTGCCAAATTTTTTCTGCTAAAGTTTTAAATTCATGTTAGGCAGGATTATTATGGTTCAGAGACTACAATCCCATTAGAAGTTGAAAACAGGTAAGACAACAAAATACAGAATCTTACCTGAGGCTTTCTTAACCACTTCAATGGAGGTAAAATGGCACAAGGCAGCAGCAGCCAGTATTCTATACTGGAACTCTAATGAATCAATGGCTAGAATACACAGATCTAAAAgctacaaaggaaaaacaaaagtatgAGTAATTTAGGATAAGGACAAGTACGACACATCTCTTTCTAAAACTTAAGGGATCCAAAGATAAATAAGCCACCAACTTGAAGGAAGTCAAGTCTCGGGATTGTAGGTAAGAGGATGGTAATGGTATAAGGAAAGGACTGTTGTAATGCAGTTTGCTATATACCAGCAGGAAGGAGACCTAATTCAGATTGGAAAAGACATTGAAGGCCTCTAATGCCTTAAATAACCCTTAAAAGGTAAGGTAGCCAGGAAGTAGAGAATGTTCTAGGTATAGGAACATTAATTGGAACTCAGTTCCCAGTAGTTCAGAACTCCTAAGgtgagaaaatatgaaataagcaAGGAATACCTTTCCTTTCTATCTAAACAAaaggggtgagagagagaggtgtCAAGAGAGAGGCATCGTTTAGATGAGATTGTAAAATGTCTTTAAGAAATCAGAACTTTATAGGCTGATTATTGAAATTACTAGAAGATTTTAAATCAGTAAATTTCAAGAAAGATACCTTAGTCTTAAGCAGACAGACTAGAAGGGAACATAATTATAAGCAGGGAAATTAGTTAAGAGGCAGTAAAATCCAGTCAGTGAGAAAGCTGAACAAGTAGCACTAGAATGGTATAAAAGAGCTAGATTTCAGGGGTTTGAGATGATATATGCAGTGGAATAAAACTTAAATTGCCCTCATTGGTCAAGAAGGTGGTAGAAACAGTAGAACTGGGAACTAGAAATGAAGTATTACCACAATGTATCTCTAGAAACTGTCTCTATACTGTTTATCAGTTTATCAAAAGTTACTCCCTCAAAAGCGTATGACTGCCCATGACAATCTGGGAATGCTAAGAATTCTgactgaaaaattaataaatctttaTGAGAAGGTTTTACTAAATGAACTAATTCTAGGCTAGGCACaattgctcatgcctgtaatcctagcactcaagaggccaaggagggaggatcccttgaacttaggagtttaagaccagcaagAGTGAGGCTAAAAAaatctctacttaaaatacaaaaacttagTCTGGCTTTGTGCCTGGTGCctgctactaaggaggctgaggcaggaggattgcttgaggccaggagtttgaagttgctctgagttgtgatgatgccactgtactccagcccggGCAAGAatgtgagaccctatctcaaaaaaataaaaataaaatatttattggttaTCCAATTTTAGTATTCATAATgtgtttattaaatttaaaaacacattttaaccTGTTACTTAATAGTCATCCCAGATTGCCACAGTTCTTTCTATTCCATAGGTAAGATTTTTCACATCCTAACACAAGATAAGAatgtacattttctttacttttgtataTGACAGATACAACACTTAAAATATTACAAGTGGACAAGAAAGAATGGAATCCTTCTCTTCCTCCAGTTAGttactttgtaaaatatttgttatatgtTGACCTAGAAAGGCTTGAtttgaaattaagttaaaaaaattttaacagcCTAGCATGGTGGtttgcacctgtaatctcagcactctgggaagcagaggtaagtagattgcttgagctcagtaatttgagaacaacctgagcaaaagtgaaaccctctCTCTATGAAATTTTCTCTCTATGAAATTAGCTGGGGGTAGTGGTGGGTGccaatagtcctagctacttggtaggctgaggcaggaggattacttgagcccaagcatttcaggttattgtgagttatgccaccatggcactctacccaggatgataagAGTGAGAtattgtctcaaaacaaaaacaagctaaCAAAATAACTTAAATCCCAACATTTAACTTGAATGGGAACCTTGTATAttcaaatataaagaataaaataggctcggtgcttgtagctcagtggctagggcgccagccacatgcaccagagctggcaggttcaaatccaaccaggcctgccaaacaacaaagacaactgccaccaaaaatagccgagcgttgtggcgggcacctgtggtcccagtacttgggaggctgaggcaagagaattgcttaagcccaagagttggaggttgctgtaagctgtgacatcacagccctctacccagggtgacatagtgagactgtctcaaaataaataaataaataaaatagagacaactggctgaaaaatatttttctccttttatatcaAGAAGTAGtttgagggcggtgcctatggctcaaaggagtaaggtgccagccccatatgcctgaggtggcaggttcgaacccagccccggccaggggaaaaaaaaaaaaaagaactagtttGAATTCCTAAAGAATGAAAGGACTTATAAATTTAAGGGCTTTGTTTTCTAGAATTATTACGCAACAAACATTGGGGACAGGATTTTATGCATCAAAAGTTTTCTTCTagtcggctcagcacctgtggctcaaacggctaaggcgccagccacatatacctgagctggtggattcaaatccagcctgggcctgccaaacaacaatgatggctgcaaccaaaaaaagaaaaaaaaatagccaggtgttgtggcaggtgtctgtagtcccagctacttgggaggtggaggcaggagaatcgcttgacttagaggttgctgtgagctgtgatgccacggcactctacccagggtgaaagtttgaggttctgtctcaaaaaaaaaaaaaaagttttcttctagTCAATTAAGGAGGAAATTAATTCAATATACCATTATTTTGTTGTATAGCTTGTTTCAGACTATAAGGTAAACAAACCTGTAATTAACTATAACATTAGCATATATTCCATATAAATGTCAGTACCTGAGCTATTTGAATGAATGTTTCCTGAGAATACTGAGGTAGAAGAACTTTAGGAGCATCTTTAAGAGCATCAACTTGGAGAAAGAGATTTAGCCAGGAGATGACTGTTACAGGGCAAAGTTCCCAATTTAAAGCCtgttaacaaaagtaaaaaatgccAGTTAATGAATATAGTagacatatatatacaccacattttatagTAAAGTTTAGAAGTTAAGTAAATTCCCCTCCCAGTCATAACTTAATATTTTCATGCATTAACGTCTTAGAACTGGATCCTAATAGCAAAACACCTCAGTTTTGGCAATTTACATTGTAATATTTGAGTCTAGGTCATAATTACTGTGTACTAAGTTGCAATTAGAAATAAAGACATAATTATTATTACCTTTAATATCATGAGTTCCATCCTTAAGATATCCTCTTCACTGCAAGCACCATCAGTGACATAAGCAAACTCTTGGAGTTTAGGAGCATAGATTTCCTTTTGAgattaagattaaaataaaaattacagatgtTCCTCACTTTATGGTAGGGCTACATCTcaataaacccatcataaattgaaaatatcattaGTATGTTTTCAACTTATCCAGGATGTAAACCCCTCATCATGAGTCAAGGATTGTACTGAAGCACTTTTGCACtatcaaaaagttgaaaaatcctAAACTGAACCATGGCAAGTAGGGACCTGTCTATATGCCCAAACCACATATAGGCTTCACAAAGTGATTATAAATGTCAGTAAAATAATTCTATAACTAAAACAACCTTGTAATTAAGATTTCTCATATTTAAGTATTGAAATTAGCAACTATAATGATCATTAAGATGACTTCTTATAGAACTGACCCTAAATTTTAGTTTAATACACTACTAGatgggcggtgcccgtagctcagtgggtagggtgccaaccacatacacccaggctggcaggtttgaatctggcccaggccagctgaacagtaatgacaactacaacaaaaaatagccaggcattgtggcaggtgcctgtagtcccagctatatgggaggctgaggcaagagaatcacttaagcccaagagtttgaggttgctgtgacaccacggtactctactgagggcaacatagtgagactgtcccaaaaaacaaacataaaaacccactatgggcggtgcctgtggctcaaaggagtagggcactggccccatatgccagaggtggtgggttcaaaccccgctccggccaaaaactgcaaaaacaaactaACACTACTAGAGTATCTTAAATTATTTCAGTTAAAAACATAAAGCCAAACTTGTTTTAAGGCTGCCTAGTATGTTGGTCagaccaaaacaagaaaaatgggTTCTAGGAACAAGCATTTCCTTTACCCTAGTACAAAAATATGTATAGTCAAAGAATTTGATTTTGTGTAGTTTGGCTGATGACAGGTTGGTCTTAGCAGTCCAGAGAAGAACTAGAATGATTGAAGGATTAGAAGAGATGACTGCCACAGAGCAGAACAGGCTAAAGATCAGTCTTTCAGTCTAGAAAGATAATCGAAACAGTATGATTTCAGGTAAGGGTAGACTGAATACAAATTTATGTGCCAAATTTGGAACTATTGAAAGGATAGTCTTAAACTCGAAAGATacatttgaaagagaaagaaaaatacatttaaggaAAGTAACATATCACAATCCCTCTCCTGCCCTCAGAATACCAGCGTTAAGGCAGGTAGCTAGAGATGAGCAAGGCTCATGATGGATATGATTAGGGTATTTTAGATTGGTTTGTGTCAGGTtgacctgtgctcagtgggtattTTAGATTGGTTTGTGTCAGGTTGACCTGTGCTCAGTTATGGGAATGAAGCTAATTAAGAACTTGCAGGTGGGCTGTTTTGCAAACAGAATTAAGACCCTGGGAGACGTCCAATAAGCAGCTGATACTACTCAGAGCTGGGTATAAAACCCCAAActatggctgggcacggtggctcacgcctgtaatcctagccctctgggatgctgaggtgggtggattgcctaaatctgtgtcctcaaactgtggcccacaggccacatgaagccgtgtgaattgtatttgttcctattttgttttttacttcaaaataagatatgtgcagtgtgcataggaatttgttcatagtttttttttttaaactataatctggccctccaaaggtctgagggacagtgaattggccccctgtttaaaaagtttgaggacgcctggcctaagctctggagttcgagaccagcttgagcaagagcgtgacccagtctctaaaaacagccgggcattgtggcaggcacctatagtcatagctacccaagaggctgaggcaaaagaattgcttaagcccaagagtttgaggttgcgagtcttcaaacaaaacaaaacaaaactgtgctTTCCATAGAGCCTGTAGTGACTAGGACAGGGCTCAGCTCGCTGTGCATATTAAACTTTTTCTTactaaaactttacttgctcttttcaattatttcagcaATTACCTTAAGCCACTACACCAGCTGCAAAAATTTTAGATGAAAGTATTGATGATATCCATaatgtattgtttttaaaaagtaaattttgagATTGTGTGATGGAAAATCTCAGGCATGAAAGGAGTTGCCTTCTGTCAGATTAAAAACATTAGgctatgggcggcacctgtggctcaaggagtgggggcaccggccccatataccgagggtggtgggttcaaacccagccccggccaaaaaaatacatatatatattaggCTAGATAAACCAGTATTCTATCTCACCATAGCATTTTTTTCAGTTGATTGGCtataagttttcattttgtgGAATCCATGTGCCATAATTATGTATGTAAAGACAACAGCAATATGTTTTGTTTGGCAGAATGAGCAATGGAACATTTCACCTACATATTAATCCCAGAATTGTTTAGACAAGAGACTTACAATAGGCTCCAGGGGtctacagcctgtgggccacatgcggcggtgtgattgtatttgttcccgttttgttttttttacttcaaaataaggtatgtgcagtgtgcataggaatttgttctttttttttttttttttaaactatagtccggccctccaaccgtctaagggacagtgaactggccccctgtttaaaaagtttgaggaccccttagACTATATAGGGAACCATGACAGTTTAACTTCCATCTCCATAAGAATGTTCAGAAAATGCAGCGAGGAACAGAACCACTCACCTTTCCTatggaatataaaaaataatagaattctcTGGAATTAACGTGTGGATTAGAATAACAAAAGTTTGGGATAAATACATCCATGGTTAAACTTTCAGAACTTACCTCAAGTTTGGAAGCAATGAATAATGAGGTAATTCCAATGAGttgaagcatatttttatttatatcctttTGTGTCAACATAAATCTATCAAAGAAGTCTTGGGCAAGGTAAAATGTTTCCCTATGAAGTGTGTATACTTCAGATACCTAGAGAAGaatccaaatatttaaatattatcctCTGAATTTTTCCAAATTAGAAAGTCATCTCTCAGCACACAAGACTTCAGAATACTTTTAAGCCAGACTTTGCTTTTTAGGATACCAAAACTAAGAtaagagacaggaaaaaaaattaacacatacTAATTGGATAAATAGATCTTTTTACCATCCTTATTTATTACTCTTattgattttataacttttttcacatgtttttaccttatttttttttgtgggtttttttttggctggggctaggtttgaatccgccacctccggcatatgggactggcgccctactccttgagccacaggcaccgcccgtttttaccttatttttaaaaagattttacgGGACTGGTTAAGAAGTATAGAAGAatctaggcacagtggctcactcctgtaatcctagtactttgggaggcagaggtgggtggattgcttgaccttaagagtttgagaccaccctgagcaagagtgaggaaaatataaaaaataaaagtaaaaagaattatacaagaatACTGAATGAGTAACATTGGCAATAGACAAAACCTATATCTTATCCCTTGTTTCTCACTTTGAGGGAATTGCTCAAATTTTTCACTATTGTTAATAAGAAATAGTATATGTCATTTCTATGCTTATTGTAGAGAAAGATTTTAATCTCACAGTAACTCCAAAAAGTCAGTATCATTGTCCCCATTTGAGGGATGAAGAAATAGAAGGACAGAGATAGTGAGTTTCTAATAAACATTTAATGTGTTAAGGAATTGACTACACATCTTAAAATCAAGACTGGATATTGAATTTCAAAAAATGTCTTTTCCATCTATTGAGATCTTAGGATTTTTCCtaagattttcaaatgttgaagcATCTTTTCATTCCAAGACAAAGAATCTACTAAGACAAAATAGAGTCTAACAGTGCAATTgattgattgtttttatttcttagacaGTCTTGCTGTCTCTATGGCTAGAGTTCCATAACCTGAGCCTaccccatagcaacctcaaactcctgggctgacgcaatcctcctgcctcagcctcctgagtagctgggaatacaggtgcccactatgCCCATAATGcctgccttatttttttatttttatttttttttgtcgagacagagttctaccctatgccctgagcagagggcaatagcatcgtagctcactgcaacctcagactccggctgtgggcatcctgctgcctcagcctctgaagccgctgggattataggcgctcgctgtggcgcccggctgggtttttccattttttttttccatgagtcggggtctcactctcgctcagacaagcctcgaactcctgagctcaagcaatcctccctcccacagtgctgggattacaggcgtgagccaccgtgcccggctgcctgccttatttttagtagagacgaggtctccctcttgccaggaaggctggtcttgaactcctgaactcaagttatcctcccacttcagcctcccacagtgctaggattataagcatgaatcATGGCCAGCCCATATATTCATTGTTTTTACATATATAATCATATTTAGGGAGGAATAGAAGTTGGAGAGAATATCACTGGATAAATTTTAGTctaacataaaaaaggaaaaaaaattaattgtgctTAAGTTGACTACACGATCACtatagaccaggtgtcctcaaactgtggcctgcgggccacatgaagcggtgtgaattgtatttgttgccgttttgttttttacttcaaaataagatatgtgcagtgggcataggaatttgttcatagttttttttaaaaatctatagtccggccctccaacggtctgagggacagtgaattggccccctgtttaaaaagtttgaggacgcctgctatagACATTCAGAAAAAGTCCCAACTACCTTCTTATGACCACATGATtcagtctcttttttcttttgagaaaagaaaaaagacttggtCACcctagtgccatggcatcttagctcacagcaaccttgaactctagggtccaagtgattctcttgcctcagcctcccatgtagctgggactacaggcacctgccacagcgcctggctattttttagaggtggggtctcgctcttgctcaggttggtcttcaacacatgagctcaggcaatcccttggcctcctaagtgctgggattacaggcatgagccactgtgcccggccttaaAATTCAGTCTTTTGTTCCGGTCAGAATAAGGACCTGATGCAAGAGGACATTTTGTAGTCCTAAAAATTTCCCTGATAGCTTCTGAGTTCTATTCTGCCATGTGTTAACCACATCCAAAAACTTAGTCTTTCTCCCTCATTTATGTCTACCTTAAAAAACAGACTACAGAGAAAATATCCAAAGCTTGGAAGAAAATCAGTTTGACATTAAGAAAAGTAATCATTTCATCAATAATAATTTCAGagattttttaagaattattatcAAGTTGAAGAGAATAGGCCTAAACAAGAGAGAAAATTCTAGGACAGATCTATAAGGGCTTCAAGATCActattattcctttaaattaatgGTGCGATGTATTTCTGAAAGGAATAGATGTTGTATAAATCTTTATATAATAAAGAGAAATGACCTGGAGCCTAGAGGGCTTAGGGCTTTTAAATATCCAAAGCCTTATTATGGTTTAGGACACAGAAGTTAGGATTCCTAATGATTTGACTTTGGTAATGCAGAAAAGGACTGACTTCTGAGGATCCTGAAGCCTAGTTCTGCTTCTTTTGCTTCTTTGCACAGCAGAATTCAAAACCTAGTCCACCTTACATTCCATCCATCTTAAGTATCCTTGGCACCTAGAACGGTACTCGGTACATAGTAATAATACCCAAGAATCTCAGGAATACTGCATTGGGTTTGGTTGTATGTAATGGCTGTGTCCATATGATTTCACTCTTATAGACAAGTCATTTTTCACTTAGGGTACTCTCAACTACAATAACCCCCCAAAGATGGCTTGCTGGCCATGGATAATATACCCTGAGGGCACAcatctaaatattttttccagcatACAGAGAAAAAGTAAATTTACATTGCTGGAACATACCTCTAAAAGCCAGTCTAGAAGTATTGACCTCATCTGTGGTTCCAGGTCAGAATGCAGGACTTCAAAATGCTTGTCATGAACATATCTGTTCTCCTTTTTTAACATGTTTAGCCAAACCTCCTTTGAACACCCCCAGCTGTGGAAGGGGGAGACATAATTTAAATGGTATGATCTACATAATATACAAGCTGTCTGTCTCACAAAGAATAAATTCGATTTTAGACATTGAAATCCAACTTCCAATTAGAACTTGAAAGAAGTTCTTAAATTAGAAAAACGttctactttaatttttaaaaccacttCTTTTGCACCAGAAAGTATAGACCTGAAATAAGACAGTGAGAACCTGGACTGTGATAATCTAAATTGATAGGTTTcttacagtctcactttgtcaccctcagtagagtgtcatggtatcatagctcacagcaacctccaactcttgggcgtaagcgattctcttgcctcagcctcccgagtagctgggactacaggcacctgccacaacctggctattttttgttgcagttgtcactgttttagctggctgggccgggcttgaacccgccagccttggtatatggggctggtgccctacctactgagctataggcgccacctctttttttttttttttgagacagagtctcactatgtcactctgggtagagtgctgtggcgtcacagctcacagcaacctcaaactcttgggcttaagcgattctcttgcctcagcctcccaagtagctgggaccacaggcacccgccacaacgcccggctatttttttgctgcagttgtcattgttgattagctggcccgggctgggctcgaacctgccagccccgctgcagtggctggtgctgtaaccactgtgctacaggcacccagcctaaaTTGGTAGGTTTCAAAAGTTGCTTTCTAGTCCAACTTATTTATAAAGGTTACTGTTAAGAGAGAACGATGTTTTCTCAAGAGCAATAGtaaaagtcaaatattttaaagcatatgATCACAATAGAGACAAGTCTCCATCACCTGTAAATAGATTGTGTACAGTAGTCGCTACCTATAGTGGAGTCAGGTGGGACAGAGTACAGGAGAAGGGGGATTCACGAGTGTCAGATTCCATTTATGTGCTTATTAAAGGCAAACATAAATtactatactatatattttacataagcTGTACCTCTTAATCATATGGACCAGAAAAAAGTGTAAACCTAATTAATCTTGATAAGAAATAAGGTTGATATATTAGTTGAAAATACTGTACATGTTAAAATGCTTCCATCTTGGCAATACAGATAAGTCGATACAGATAATACAGATAAGtcaaattccattaaaaaattcAGTCCTGCTAAGTCTTGTACTCagcaagcaaatgaaaataattttatagtcaATGTTTTAATACCACATCATTTGCAAATAGTACTATTCAGATAAAATAACACAGATAAGATGATAAATGCTTAAATATTAGTGAAGCAATCAATTTTTtacaagtttttctattttgtaatgAAAGCAAA encodes:
- the CCNE2 gene encoding G1/S-specific cyclin-E2 isoform X2, whose protein sequence is MSRRSSRLQAKQQPQPNQTDSPQEAQIVQAKKRKTVQDVKKRKEEVTKKHQYEIRNCWPPVLSGGISPCVIIETPHKEIGTSDFSRFTSYRFKNLFINPSPLPDLSWGCSKEVWLNMLKKENRYVHDKHFEVLHSDLEPQMRSILLDWLLEEIYAPKLQEFAYVTDGACSEEDILRMELMILKALNWELCPVTVISWLNLFLQVDALKDAPKVLLPQYSQETFIQIAQLLDLCILAIDSLEFQYRILAAAALCHFTSIEVVKKASGLEWDNISECVDWMVPFVSVVKSTSPLKLKTFKKIPMEDRHNIQTHTHYLAMLDEVHYINTFRKEGQLSPVCNGGIMTPPKSTEKPLGKH
- the CCNE2 gene encoding G1/S-specific cyclin-E2 isoform X1; amino-acid sequence: MSRRSSRLQAKQQPQPNQTDSPQEAQIVQAKKRKTVQDVKKRKEEVTKKHQYEIRNCWPPVLSGGISPCVIIETPHKEIGTSDFSRFTSYRFKNLFINPSPLPDLSWGCSKEVWLNMLKKENRYVHDKHFEVLHSDLEPQMRSILLDWLLEVSEVYTLHRETFYLAQDFFDRFMLTQKDINKNMLQLIGITSLFIASKLEEIYAPKLQEFAYVTDGACSEEDILRMELMILKALNWELCPVTVISWLNLFLQVDALKDAPKVLLPQYSQETFIQIAQLLDLCILAIDSLEFQYRILAAAALCHFTSIEVVKKASGLEWDNISECVDWMVPFVSVVKSTSPLKLKTFKKIPMEDRHNIQTHTHYLAMLDEVHYINTFRKEGQLSPVCNGGIMTPPKSTEKPLGKH